Sequence from the Streptomyces peucetius genome:
CGCTGCGCTCGTGCTTTTCTTGCTATGGCGGCGCCGCAGGGATGGACGCGGCGACTGGATTGTGTGGAACCCGAACGAGCGCAAGGTCCTGCGCCGGGAGTGGACCCGACGGGACGCGGTCGGATGGGCCGAGTTCTACGGTCGGTCTTGTGCCGTGAGTCGCATCGACTGGTTCCCCGAGCTCGCCACTGAGGTGCCCCTCTACCCGGATCGTCATCGGCCAGGCCAGCTGATGCCGCACCTCGGGCCCTTGGCGGAATAGTTCCGTCGGTGAAGGACAGCGTCGCGTCTGTAGCCGCCACCCGCTACATGCGCCCGCCACCGGTAATGGCGTGCCTCGGGAACGCCCCTGACGACCCCTGAACAGCACCTGCCCCGGGGCCGATCACTTCTGGCCTACCCGCTATGAGCGCACCTGGGCCAGATCGTTGCGGAAGGCGATATCCGTCCCCTGGACGTGGTCCTGGGCCACGATCGGCCCGTGTTCCCGTTCCAGTTGGGTGTAGGCGGCACGCCCGGACCCTTCGTTGCGATATCCGGCCCACCGGGTGAGGTCCTTGCGTGTGAGTTTCACTCCAGCCTCCTGGTGGGCGAGGTATATCCGTTCGGCCCGCTGGCGCTTGCTCTCGTTCTCCGGGGTGGGCCCCAGATCGATCGCCGGCGGACTTGGGCTGTGGTCTCCCTCGATGGCGTCGCCGTCTTCGTGGGTGCCATCCTGTTCGTCACTGCTGCCCGTGTCCCCGCGCGGCGCTTTCGCAGCCTCCTCGGCTGATTCGGCCACCTCATCCGTCGCGTCGTTGCCGGCGGAGGAGTCCTCGTCGGGATGCTCGAGCGAGGTCGCCTGACCGGCCTCGGTGGCGACGGCCGCAGGGTGCCGCGGCAGACGTGAGAGCGAGCGGTCAACGGGCCTCTCCAACTCCGTCTCCGACAGGCAAGGTGGAAAAGCCCGGTAGACATGGCCCTCGCAGGAATCCGCGCCGTTCTGCTCGAGTTCGGGCACGACCGGTTCGACACGTACCGGTCCTGCGATCAGCGGCTCATCGGCGGCTCGGACTGCGAACCCGAGACGGCTGCGGCGCAACGGCCGGAGTTCCTCGCGCGTCGCCTTTCGTCGCCAGCGCCAGCCGTACGCGTCCCGCAGCTCCTGGCGGTAGTCCTGCTTCTCCTGGTACAACGCCAGCGCCACCTCATACGAGGAGATCGTGCTCGGCCATAGCTTTCTGCTGCGCCAGATCAGCCATGTTGACCACGGGGCGAGGACCCATCGGCCTAGCGAGAGCGCGTAGTCCTCCCGCCCCGCATCGCGCGCCGTCGCGGTCTCGACGGCATGCCGGACGGCCTCAGTGATCGCGATGAACAACAGCGGAATCGTCGCGTGCATCGTCGAAGCGAGTATGTCCGGATATGCCGCTGCCGCGTTGAACGCCACTGTGGCAATGGTCAGCAGCCACGCGATGTGCCGCAGCAGGGGGTACCTCAACTCCGCCCAGGTGAGAGCGAGATCCAGACTCAGCATCACAATAATGCCAACATCAATACCAAGCGGAAATAGGGTTGCGAACCACCCAAAGTCTTTCTCAATCGCCAGGTCCCGGACCGCCGTGTAGGAGCCGACAAAGCCGGTCATGGCGATCAGGAGCGAGCCGAACCCGATGATCCCGAACGTCACCCGGCGCCCGCGGGTCCATACGATCCGGCGGCGCCCGCGCGCGGCTGGCGCCACATTCCCGAGATCAGCGGTGATCGTCATGGACCAATGCCCCCTTCGTTCGTCCCAGTGCGCGCAGCGCCGTCACCATAGAGGTGTGCTCAGTGGCGGCCGTGTGACATTCCGCCCTTCCGCAGTTCTCGGTGATCGCGCTCTTGAATCTGAACGGTAGGAGCCCGAACCCGCCCCCTACGCCGCGATCCGGCCCACGGGCCATGCTGTGACCTGGTCGTTGCCTTCACCATCACCGCCAATCCCCGTCGAACTGACGACCGGACTGACCTAGGCTCCAAGATTCCGGCACGTGCCGGGGCCAGAACCACGTGCCTGGGGGCCGCTGTGATGACCGCGCTGACCACAACCGTCGCCGTACTCGCCGGCTTCCTGGCCGGCACCGCCGCACGCTCCCTGCTGTTCACCTGGACCGGGCCCTCCCACGCTTGGCATCGGCACTCCTGCCTCGCATACAGCGCACCAGCCCGAGCAGCGATGCCGCTCCTTGCCCCGCCGCGAGACCGGTGTGCGCCATGCCGGAGCCCGTGGTCATCCCCCTATCGCGGCTTGCCCGGGGCGATGACCGCTCTCGCTTTTGCCGTTATCGCCGCAAGCGGCCAGACAGGATGGCTAGCTGCCGCGCACTACTGGATCGCCGCTTGCGGCACGGCACTCGCCCTGATCGACGCGAAGGTTCACCGGCTGCCCAACGTCCTTACCCTTCCCGCGTTCGTGGGCACGATCGGCCTGCTGGCGGGCGCCACAGTCAACGGAGAACAGGGCAGCCTCACACGCTCCCTCGCGGCCGCGGCCTCGCTTGGCGCTGGCTTCCTCCTCATGACCTTCGGCGGCATCGGGCTCGGCGACGTGAAACTCGCTCCCACCCTCGGAGCCCTGCTCGGTTGGAACAGCTGGACCGCTCTCTTCCTCGGAACCCTTGCGATGTTCCTCCTGGCCGCCGCCGTCAACCTGCTCCAGCGCCGCTTCCGCGGGCGCGTACCCTTCGGGCCTTACATGATCACCGGCGCCCTCGGCGTATCTCTCTGGCTGTCGTGAAGTCGTAAACCGTGCAGGGAGTGCGTGTGACGGCAGGACTATCCTTTGTTTGCCGCGCCAACCTCGAGCCGTTCTCAATGTCAGTGGGGCGTCGGATAATTCCGATCATGGTCCACGCCTTTCCTCTGACCCTGCCCGCTTCGGTGGTCAACGCGCACCGCGTCGATCTGACCGCCAAGCCCTCCGACGGACTGCACTTCACGGTGTTCGACGTCGGGTCGGCTCCGTTCGGCGATACGTACGTGCTGGGCGGAGTGCGCCGCTACCGGACGTCGCCGGAATCCCCGCGGGATCCCGCCGAGGAGAACTTCACGTACGGGTTCATCACGCGGTACTCGGCGGACGGCTCTCCTGTGGACACCGCCCTGTTCGCGCAGCCGCACCCGGACGGCTCCCCTTCGGCGATCCCCGAAGCCGGGGACATGACTCTTGCAGTACTGCCCGACGGCACGGTCGCCCTCAGCCAGAGTCCGGGCAGCACATTCCTGCTCTCCGCCAACCTGAGCCGAGTCCTGGAAGCCTGGCGGATGCCCTTCGGCTATTCCATCGAGGAAAAGGGGCCGGGTGACCCGTACGCCGTCTCCCTCTCGGTCACTCCGTCAGGCCGGCTTCTGGGCGTGACCTCCGAGTACGGGCTGAGTAACTGGGCCGGGGCACAGCCCAACATCGTCGCCCTCTCGGAACCCGGGAGCAGCCTGGCCCCCGGGGCCAAGGCCACGTTGCAGGCGATCGCCTCACTCGATGACCGAACCGCTCGGCAGACGGAAGCAGACTTGCGCCCGCACGTCCGCTTCCAGGGCGCCCCGGTCGGCGGGGACAACCGGCCTTCGCCCTCGCTGACCAAGCTGGTCTCGTCGTACGCACGCAGCCCCTACGAATACAGCGACTGCACGCTCGGACGGCCCGCGCCGCTCGGCGACGACCTCTTCGTCGTTCCGGTCTTCAGCCGCATCTACCGCTCCGGCAACCGTGGTGGGGCGTTCACCTTCGCCCTGCTGGACGACCGAGGCCGGCTGGCGGGACGCCTGGAGGGCATGGACCTTTACAAGGACAGCCCCTTCACCGGCTTCTGCTTCACCGTGGTCACCGATCCGCACCGGGCGAGGGCCTTCCACCTGAACCGCTACGGCCTCTACGCATGGGGCGCGGACGGACAGTTGCGGGCCGGGATGTCCACCGAGGACACGGCGCTCAAGGCCCTCACGCACTTTGCCCTCATGGATTGCACGCCTGCCGGTGAGCTCCTCCTCGTCCACCGCACGCAGAACCTGGTGCTGCACGTGCCGATACCGGAGGACCTGGATGAGCTACAGAGAGTCGTGGAGACCGCGTTGAAAACGTACAGAACCCAGCGCACGGCACTGAAGAAGCGCTTCGCGCCGGTGAACTGGCACTGGGTCGAGCAGTCAGCGCGGGTGCACCGGCTCTGAGCTTGCCATTCAACCTCCGGTGAGGGATCCACTGGGCGCGGGAGGGACCTGTTCGAACTTTGTGGTGGGTGTGGCGGGTGCCGCGACACCTTCTGCCGGTGACCGCCCAACGGGCGGATCAGCCGTGGCGACCGTACAGTCGCCAAGAGGCTCGCCCATGACAGGACGGCGAGCCGAGCGGCCCCGCGTTCACTTCGCACGTTACGTGGGGCCGCTCCTGCCTTCTCAGCGGTTCATGCTGACCGCCACCCGTTTCACGTCGCAGATGTCCGGCCCCTTGACCAAGCCCGCCGCCTCGCGAGGGTTGGGACACCCCCGTCCACAGGCGCCGGGTCGCCACGGTCAGCCCATGTCCCGAAGCAGCAGCTTGACCCGGCGCCTATCCAGGTTCGGCTGACCAGTAGCAGCCATGTGCGGACACCAGGCTGAGGGACCGCTCTGCGCGTGGGCCGGGCTGCCTGCCAAGGAGGCGATCGGGGCTGATCTCTCGACGTGACGGGCGGGGCGCTGCGGGGTCAGTTGAAGTCGAAGGTGGCGACGACGGGGGCGTGGTCGGACTCGGGGTACTTGATGTCGGTGGCGAAGGCGATGGAGTCGTCGTGGAGGATTTCGTTGTGGATCTCTGAGCCGCGGTAGTGGGCGAGGAGATTGCGGGTGACGAGCATGTGGTCGATCATCTGGCCGCGGCCGTGGTGGAAGAGTGTGTAGCGGGCCTCGGTGGGGATGGTGTGCTCGATGGGGACCAGGACCCGGGCGGCGAGGTCGCCGTTGTTGGTGTCCTCCACGTTGCCGCAGATTGCGAGCACTGGGACTTCCTCGGGTTCGGCGTTGAAGTCGCCGGCGACGATGATGCGCGCATCCGGGTCGTCGTCGAGGATCTGGTCGATGAGGCGTCTGACTTCCAGGGCTTGGCTCATGCGCTTCATGGAGGACAGGAAGCTGCCCTCGGCCCAGCTGTCGGCGCTACGCCAGATGCCCTTCTGGCGGTCGATCACCTGGCCGGGGATGTCGCTGGGGATCTTGGATTTCAGGTGCACGGTGATGACGTGCAGCAGGCGGCCGGGTACTGCGTGGTCGATGTCGATCTGCGCGTGCAAGATGGGCCGCTCGATACCGATCGGGACCGGCTCCTGGTCGGGGGGTGTGGCGGTGAGTCGCTGGTAGCGGGGCTCGGCGACCAGTTCGTTCTTCAGTTGCTGATGCTTGATGACCGGCAGGTGGGTGGCGATGACCAGGTTGCGCACATCGAAGACGGCGTCGCTCGCGGGCTTGGTACTGACCAAGGGCGCGCCGTCGAGGTTGGTGCCGGCGAGCAGCTCCTTCAGCGCGAGCAAGGCACGCGGCTGCCCGGGGCGCTCCTGCCCGTGGACTTCCTGGAAGCAGACGATATCCGCCCGCAGCCGCGTGATCTGCGGCTTCATCAGCGTGATGCGTTCAGCCAGCGACGGGCGCGCGCCCGCAGCGGTCTCGTCGAAGTTCTCCAGGTTGAACGTGGCAATCCGGATCTGTGTCACAGGTGCCTCCCAGGGCTCGCCATGGCCGGGACACGCAGCGTAACCAGGGCCTGCAGGTGATGACGGTGAGGCGCGCTCGGCGTTCCGCCGACTGCCAGGCGCTCCCGCTGCCGCTGGTTCCCGGCGGATCCCGATCGGCTCCGATCAGTCCAGGATGACGAGTTCCGTGTCGGCCCGGCAGTGCGAGCACGCCTCCACTCGATCGGCGACGGCGCGGTCGCCACTTCACGGGAGATCGGCCGCACGCTCGGTCCGGCCTCGCATGACGATGACCTGTGGCACGCCGCCCGGTTCCTCCTCGCGCTGGCGCAGTTCGTCCTCACGGCGCGGCGGAGCGGTTCGAGGCGGGTTGGCATGGGGTTCCACTCGGGGACAGCGGTGCTGGCCTGCGGGGCGTTCCGCTCGGCGAGCAGCTTCTCCCTCTCCTCGTTCAGGGCCTCGGTCGCGCAGGCGAAGACGCACTGCACGCCGCGGGACTTGAGCGGCAGGCCGGGCGGCCGATGGGCTTCCTCCTCGTGAACGAGTCGGCGGTCGCGTCGCTCACCGGCTGGATCGCCTCGGCCCGGCGCTTGCGCTCCGCTACTTCGAGCACGACGACCAGGCGCAGCGCCATCTGCTCCATGCTGCGATCATCCGTGGCGACGCTTCCGGCGGCCGGGGCCGGCGGCCGATGGTGATCCACCGCTGCAATGTCCCCAGGCTGATGCCCACGAGCGCGGCGACTTCCGGGCGGGTCTGTCCGGCCTGGGTCGACTTCGCGATGCGGGCGATGACGTGCGGGGGGAGCCGACTCGAGCGGCTGGCCTTCGGCGAAGAGGTGTTCGTCATGGCGCGGAAGGTAGGCACACCCGCGCATCTGTGTCCTGCCCCCGCACGTCGCGCGGCACCGATTGACCATGGAATGCCACCTCTGTCCCGGGGGAAAAGTACCGCCGGGTAGCTAGGGTTAATTCGGAAAAACCGAATGCCACAACTCATTGAGTATTCCCGGCTGCTTGTTGATCGCATAAGCGGCCGAGAGCCCCAGACAGCCTAATGCACTCAGCTGCAACGATGCGCGCTTGGTCAGATTCCCGTTGCTGTCGTATCCCCAGATTCTCGCGCACACCACCCCACCGAAGATGATTATCGCTGTGATGCCCACCGTAAGCAATTTTGTCGACGGGTACGGGGTCTTCTCGGCGATAAGGCTGGCTAGGACGATGCCGCCGCCAGCGACCAGCAGCTCGATGCCGATTTCCCAGTCATCCCAGGTGGTCGGCGGGCCGCTGACTGGACGCATCAGAGAGTGCCAGACGGCCGTCACTACGGCCAACACTGCTGTGAGCACTACAACGCTGAGAAACTCTCGAAAATCGGCCACAGCGGTATGTTAGTTACGCGCTACGCCGGAACGCCGCAAGGGCGTTGCGACTGGGTGAGGGAGACAGCAGATCGTGCCGAAGCGTGGCCGAAGGAACTTGTACCACCGACCCGGGCACTCTCCCGGCTGGCTAGCCGCAGGACACCCCAAGGACACCCGTCAGCGTTTCGCAGGGTGTACGAAGGCCATCGGCCTCTTTTTCCTCGTGGTAGGCGTGGGACTACTTCTCGCAATTGTGATCGCCATGGCGGTTGAAGGGAATGTCGGAGCACTTGCCGCGGTCGTAGTCGCTCCGCTACTTGGTGTAGGTGTCCCACTCCTGGTGAAGGCTGTCCACGACCGCTTGGCGCACGCCCCCACCGCTCAACAGCCGGACGTCATCGACCAACCGGTAACTGACCACCGCGAGGTGGAGCCGTACCGGAGGGAAGAGGCGCCGGCGGAAGGCAAGCCGGGCGGGGCTGATCTCATTGACGAGCTGGTGACTGCTCACCGCGAGGTGGAGCTGCTCTTCCGTCTGCAAGCGTCGCTGCCCAGCGGTGATAGGCGGCGTCGGGAGGTGGCAGACGAGGTGCTGTTCGAGCTGGTGTCCCACGCAGTCACGGAAGAGCACAACCTCTATCCCGCTGTCCGCGATTACTTGGAGGGCGGTGGCGAGCTCGCGGACAAGGAGCTCGAGGATCACGCCAAGATCGAGCGGCTACTCAAGGACCTGGAGGACCTATCGGCAGACGACCCGCGGTTCGACAGCCTTGTTTCCCAGCTGATGCTTGATGTCATGGCTCACTTCCGGGACGAGGAGCAGCAGCTCTTCCCCGCCCTGCGCCTAGCGTG
This genomic interval carries:
- a CDS encoding DUF2637 domain-containing protein, with product MTITADLGNVAPAARGRRRIVWTRGRRVTFGIIGFGSLLIAMTGFVGSYTAVRDLAIEKDFGWFATLFPLGIDVGIIVMLSLDLALTWAELRYPLLRHIAWLLTIATVAFNAAAAYPDILASTMHATIPLLFIAITEAVRHAVETATARDAGREDYALSLGRWVLAPWSTWLIWRSRKLWPSTISSYEVALALYQEKQDYRQELRDAYGWRWRRKATREELRPLRRSRLGFAVRAADEPLIAGPVRVEPVVPELEQNGADSCEGHVYRAFPPCLSETELERPVDRSLSRLPRHPAAVATEAGQATSLEHPDEDSSAGNDATDEVAESAEEAAKAPRGDTGSSDEQDGTHEDGDAIEGDHSPSPPAIDLGPTPENESKRQRAERIYLAHQEAGVKLTRKDLTRWAGYRNEGSGRAAYTQLEREHGPIVAQDHVQGTDIAFRNDLAQVRS
- a CDS encoding A24 family peptidase, with the protein product MTALAFAVIAASGQTGWLAAAHYWIAACGTALALIDAKVHRLPNVLTLPAFVGTIGLLAGATVNGEQGSLTRSLAAAASLGAGFLLMTFGGIGLGDVKLAPTLGALLGWNSWTALFLGTLAMFLLAAAVNLLQRRFRGRVPFGPYMITGALGVSLWLS
- a CDS encoding endonuclease/exonuclease/phosphatase family protein codes for the protein MTQIRIATFNLENFDETAAGARPSLAERITLMKPQITRLRADIVCFQEVHGQERPGQPRALLALKELLAGTNLDGAPLVSTKPASDAVFDVRNLVIATHLPVIKHQQLKNELVAEPRYQRLTATPPDQEPVPIGIERPILHAQIDIDHAVPGRLLHVITVHLKSKIPSDIPGQVIDRQKGIWRSADSWAEGSFLSSMKRMSQALEVRRLIDQILDDDPDARIIVAGDFNAEPEEVPVLAICGNVEDTNNGDLAARVLVPIEHTIPTEARYTLFHHGRGQMIDHMLVTRNLLAHYRGSEIHNEILHDDSIAFATDIKYPESDHAPVVATFDFN
- a CDS encoding hemerythrin domain-containing protein, with the translated sequence MEPYRREEAPAEGKPGGADLIDELVTAHREVELLFRLQASLPSGDRRRREVADEVLFELVSHAVTEEHNLYPAVRDYLEGGGELADKELEDHAKIERLLKDLEDLSADDPRFDSLVSQLMLDVMAHFRDEEQQLFPALRLACPAEILTTLGAGVRRAKERAPTRPHPSAPDTPSASKLLAPGAGLVDRVRSLYSGPPSH